The genomic window ATCCCCGGCGCAGAAGCTGGTGGCACGTGGCAGAGCTTGACGGGCAGTGTGCATATCCCGGCAGGGGTGCACGATGTGTATTTCAAGCTGCATGGAGAGGTGCGGCTGACGACCTTTCAGTTTCTGTCCTGACCCCTGCACGATGTTCTGAACAATCGGCGGCACAATTAAAAAGGGTTGGGCGGAATGTCTTATTCCTGCCCAACCCTTGGATCTTCTTCGGCCTAGTTCGGGAAGAGTATCGGACGGCGTTTCCTCCAGAGTGACTGTTGACTGCCCCGCAATCGGGTACGCTTCCGTGATTCCGTACCTCGATGATTCCATGAAGGACACCATGCCGCTCTTTTGCAGAGTACACACGCTCGAGATTGGCTTGCCGGGAGTCCAACAGAAGTCTAACGGAAGTCACAGCCCTTATTGGCCTCATTATTGCCGTTTCCCCGCTCTAACGGAACTCACAGCTCTTAATCGACGGATTGGGGGACATTCAGGCACAATATCGCAGCAATATGGTCGCTGGGTTCCGTTACAATTCCAAATGAGTCCAACTTAATCAATTAACGCCTCCCATTTCCGTTAGCATGCAGCTGCCCCGATATGTTGGAGGATTCCTCCTCTTATTTGTATGGATCTATCGTCTGGATCGTCCCGTCCTCGTTGTACTTCAGCTCTGTGTACTTGATACAGCGCTTATGGTTCACGCCATTGGACAGCGAGCAGTCGTGATAGAACAAATACCATTTGTCCTCGAACTGAATGATCGAGTGATGCGTCGTCCAGCCAATGACCGGGGTCAGGATTGTACCCTTGAAGGTGAAAGGTCCAATCGGGCTGTCGCCCACCGCATAGACCAGCTTGTGCGTGCTGCCTGTAGAATAGGAAAGATAGTACTTCCCGTTGTACTTGTGCATCCACGGTCCCTCGAAATATCTCCGGTCCTCGTCACCGGCCAGGATAGGCTTGCCTTGCTCGTCGACGATGGAAATTTCCTGCGGACTGCTTGCAAATTCGAGCATGTCCTCGCTCAGCAGCGCCACACGCGGACCAAGCGCAGGCTGATCGCCGGCAGGACCGTCTGCATCCGGCAAGAATGAGCCCGTCTGCCACTTCTCCAACTGACCGCCCCATAAGCCGCCGAAATACATGTAAGCGCGTTGATCATCGTCCACGAACACAGCCGGATCAATGCTGAAGCTGCCTTCTATATAATTCGGCTGCGGCTTGAACGGCCCCGCCGGCGATGAGCTTGTCGCTACGCCAATCCGGAAAATCCCTTCATGATCCCGCGCAGGAAAATACAAATAATACGTATCATGCTTGCGAGCGGCATCCGGCGCCCAAAGCTGTTTGGAAGCCCACGGTATATCCTTCAAGTGAAGAGCCTGCCCGTGATCGACCACCGGGGATTCGAAATTGTCCATCGACAGAACATGATAATCTTCCATCAAATATTGATCCCCATTATCATTGCTGGGCCCGTCATGCTCGAAGTCGTGAGAGGGATAAATATAAATTTTGCCCTCAAAAACATGTGCAGAAGGATCCGCGGTATAGATGTGCGTCACTAACGGTTGGTTTGGTTTCGGTATGTTCTTCATTTCGCAACTCCTTCATTCATATTCCATCAAGATATTCCTTACTATCATACTTGTATGAATAAAGGAACAACATGTATTCTTCTATGATTTCTTGCAGTTTTCTATACCAACCGGAAAGTGAAAATTACCGCAATTCCTGCACCGGCGGACTGTCCTCCTTCGATGAAGGCTTCACCAAAGCGGATGTTCGGTACTGATTCGGACTGACACTGAAGGTTTTGCGAAATACCCTGCTGAAATACGTATAATCGGTATATCCCGATCGTTCGGCGATTTCATAAATTTTCATATTGGTTTCGCGAAGCAGCCTCCTCGCATGATGCATGCGGATTTGCGACAAATGCTGGGAAAAGGTGCGTCCGGTTTGCGAAGTGAACAGGGCACTCAGATAATTCGGGGTAATCTCCATTCGCTTGGCCAGCTGGGCAAGCGATAGACCCGGATCTGTGTATTCCTCCTCCATGCAGCGGATCGCGTCGCGAATGATGCGATGGATGAAATCACGCGACCGCCAAGCGGATAAAGGCTCGTTCAGGAATGTCTGCTTGCTGGCGCGATACAGCTTGGCTGCCTCAGCAATGTCCGAGGTAACGCCCTCCAGAGAGACGGCCACGCCTGTCTGGAGTTTCTTCTCCAGCACTGACTTGCACAGCCCCACATAGTCCTCCATGGGCGGCACAGTAAACTGGTTGGAAAAAACTACGACATTCAGAATCGGCTCCCTTATCACCACTACAACCGTACCGAGCGCATCCAAGGCTTCTTCTAACGAAAGCTTTGCCGAGAATCGGGTTGTCTTGTCCCAGAACGTCTCTTCCAAGAAATGCACTGTATATACCCCAATCCAGCGAAAATGCGGCAACCATGCCTCATCGCGCGAGATTGCCGCAGTATGGCGGCTGTCCGCGAACAGTTCCTTGACTTTTTTCTCCATGAAGCTTCTTTCCCTAAATTGCAGTTGATCACGGGGCAGGACGAGCTCCTGCGGTCCCGCATCGACATTGCGTTCAGCCAGCGCCCATTCAACGAGGATCGTCGTTAACTGCAGGCCAACAACCCGATTCGTCGCCTCCATCCCGGCTGGAGGAGCGGATTGCTCCAGCGAGCGCACAAAAGGCTCCAGGCAGCGCCGTATTTTGCCATTCATCTCTGTACCTGATGCAATCAAGGTGCA from Xylanibacillus composti includes these protein-coding regions:
- a CDS encoding glycoside hydrolase family 43 protein, whose product is MKNIPKPNQPLVTHIYTADPSAHVFEGKIYIYPSHDFEHDGPSNDNGDQYLMEDYHVLSMDNFESPVVDHGQALHLKDIPWASKQLWAPDAARKHDTYYLYFPARDHEGIFRIGVATSSSPAGPFKPQPNYIEGSFSIDPAVFVDDDQRAYMYFGGLWGGQLEKWQTGSFLPDADGPAGDQPALGPRVALLSEDMLEFASSPQEISIVDEQGKPILAGDEDRRYFEGPWMHKYNGKYYLSYSTGSTHKLVYAVGDSPIGPFTFKGTILTPVIGWTTHHSIIQFEDKWYLFYHDCSLSNGVNHKRCIKYTELKYNEDGTIQTIDPYK
- a CDS encoding AraC family transcriptional regulator; amino-acid sequence: MEGKATVRKYENSIQEFAIPDYLFRFQLHGTHWRMVDPGWQYPMHAHHFLEINLVLEGEQATVIGDKEWKQRAGDILYIPPWAQHSSRNGGDGAMTYMSLHVDMDDEVLYPLLAQLDCTLIASGTEMNGKIRRCLEPFVRSLEQSAPPAGMEATNRVVGLQLTTILVEWALAERNVDAGPQELVLPRDQLQFRERSFMEKKVKELFADSRHTAAISRDEAWLPHFRWIGVYTVHFLEETFWDKTTRFSAKLSLEEALDALGTVVVVIREPILNVVVFSNQFTVPPMEDYVGLCKSVLEKKLQTGVAVSLEGVTSDIAEAAKLYRASKQTFLNEPLSAWRSRDFIHRIIRDAIRCMEEEYTDPGLSLAQLAKRMEITPNYLSALFTSQTGRTFSQHLSQIRMHHARRLLRETNMKIYEIAERSGYTDYTYFSRVFRKTFSVSPNQYRTSALVKPSSKEDSPPVQELR